Genomic segment of Glandiceps talaboti chromosome 17, keGlaTala1.1, whole genome shotgun sequence:
gtttgtttgtttgtttgtttccttatttattttctgtttaacctcagaccactaaaaagagtggtctgaggtttaacgTGTTTCCTGAGATCCTTGTGGTTCAGCCAAATTTTCATTGCTGTTAATTACAAATATGACAATAATTTATAGGTAAAGGGCTTGATGAAATTCCAGGTTGGCTCGACATGTCATGGAAAGCatatagtctcggttacccagcctcttgcgTTGAGGGcaacggcaagaggctgggtaaccaagactatggAAAGCAGTGCAGTGATCACTTTCACTTAGGAACTGGTTCCATAACTGTGGGTCATACCACTGCACTGATCATATCGTACTATATATAACGCATCATTTACGCAAAATTTCACTTTATATATTCTTTCCACCATGATTCTTAAAAAGCCTTTATTAACATAAATATTTCAGTGACATACCAGTAATTTGCATTGACCTCAGTATACAAGTTACAGTGCTGAGCTCTGGTGCTGAATTCTGTACGTACATAATCTCACCGACAGACTCTTGTACATGTGACGATAAGTTAATTTCTCGCGAGATTTCAACCAATACGTACGAGAGGTACGCCCTCCGCCAAAGACCAACGCTTTGGGACGCAGCCATTTTCACAGCGTTGAAAAGGAAAGCACACGCGAGTAGGTATTATCAACGTTTTTCGGGCTTATATTAGCCGTTTTTCGTGTTAGCTTGATTGTCGGGGTACGATATTAGGTTTTAAATAATTTACAGACCTCGCACAGTTAAAATGTGCGTTTAATAGTACGGCGTGTGAATTTTGGTAAAACATGGCGTcgaatatgttgtatgtatgtgaaatttTAGAAACACGACGTCGCgtatgccaccatgttcatgatgttGCATCATTTCTCTCAATTCTTTTCTCAATCTGTGCATTTATCCATCTTTCAGCAATGAGCCGTTACAGATCCTACTCTCGTTCACGATCGAGATCTCGATCCAGGTCACCCAGAAGAGATCGCTATGGCTCTAGTCGGCATCGGAGTTCACGCCATTCTCGATCAAGATCCCCAGACGAAATAACCGGTTATCGAGTGTATGTCGGCGACTTGGGGATTGATTGTTCCaaaaaagaaatagaaaagCAATTCGGCAAGTACGGAACAATCGATGAAGTATGGGTTGCCAGAAATCCACCTTGCTTTGCGTTTGTGGTGTTCCTCAATAGAGAAGATGCCGAGGAATCGATACGAGACATGGATGGGAGGCAAGTATTAGTTTACTTCCCCCTTTTGGAGATTGGTTTAATTTCATTCGTGCACAAGCAAATGTTGAAACTCTCGCCCTTTCGACTCTTGGAATGTCCCTTCATTTAGGTTCTTTGTCAAACAACATTCAGGATTTTTGCTACCACCATGTCTAAGTTAAAAGAAATCAGCAATTGAATAACTGACTGTGTCGGTTTGTGAATTTAATGAAACCGCTAACAATCGTAGATGCCCCCTGCCAAGCTTCGGCGGCCATTTTGATTTAGAACGTTTCCTCTACCCCCTTGTTATTCCTACTATTCTAGTAATAACTTCCCCCGGTGATGCATGCCTTCTTtcaaaaagtatactttttgaGAAATTTGGTGTGCATCTTTCTTGGCAATACCGCTGACAATTCTTTCTTTGATTTTAACGTTATGCTAGATTTTGCATATATTCTATGACTACTATGTGAGACAATAGTGACTTACAAATTTAGCAGGTAATGTTACTTGGATTAGTGTATTGTGAGTGTAAAAGGTGGTCAAAGTATTATGAATAATGTAATCTGTCTCTCTCCAAAGTTGTAAACTCATAGCATTTCATGTTAATACGTGTTTACAATTGGTAGGCAAATATATATCTTATTCTTAATGCCATATTGACAATTTAGGTATGTATTGGAAATCTGTACCATTTCATTAAAGACTTATTTTGGCATACAGTATTTCACTGGAGAACagaaacatgaaaataagtagCGATTAAAGTGCCTCTTTTGTACATAAATAGTGTACCACGCTTAGTAGTgcataaaaaaaatcagtctTTTAAGAACTAAAACTATCCATTCATAAATACAAATTCATACTGTGACCAATATTTAGTTAACAGCTTTTCTTTCATACTAGGATGCTATGTGGTGGGAGGGTTCGTGTAAGCCTTGCACGGCCACGAACACGTGGTCGGGGACGCAGGGGCTACGATCCTAACCTTCGGTGTTATCAGTGTGGAGGGCGAGGCCACTTTTCTCGAGACTGCAATAACTATTCTCGTACCAGCTATAGAcggtatgtatatgtaaatcaatACAGGTAGAATCACTGTACATATTTTTCAAGTTACACTtaaacatactagtagtatgtGCCTCAGATACTAGAATAACAAACTGTATCCTTTCCTTCAAAACCTATTCTCTGTGAAAACCAAGAAATAAATCGGTTCATTTTACAAATCTTTGAAATGGGGCTCCAAATGATAACAATGTTCAATGTATTgccattttagaattcaatatgaCAGTCAAATTAACTATGGGAAAAGTCAAAAGAACCTACAACAACTTGAACAAGCTTTAAAACAGAGTTTGAAGAGATTTCAATTTTCAGGGAATTCATTCCCAGGGGCACATACTACCTTGCATCTTTAATATCTTAAGttattacatttgatgtataCTCCTCCTTGCACACTcctttatcaaatttatttttaaattttaaacaaattttctAGCTATTTAGAGCTCATAATACAATCAGttttatgtataatttatatttatataagatgtataatttattcatcTTTGTGTACAATACTTGTTTTTGTAAGCCTGTTCAGTTTCTCTTGTCTTATATTCCCAAAATTTGAAAGCATCAAAGTAGAAGGTGTTTAATAGTTGACACTGTTTTTCAAGAGAAGAACCAACACAAATGATTATACagatgttgatagattactaGAATTGGTTTGAAAGTTGTTCCACATTTCCTACGACAGTGACAACATTGGTGTGTTACGGTAAACCTCCTTGATAATGTCATCTTATAAATACTATAGGTGAACATACTAGTAGCTGCCATTGTCTGGAATTTTTTCTCATCTGTAAGTTTGTATgatcagttattattatatagtaAGTAAATTATTTGAACTTGTGTGCTACAATTGTACACAAAATAGATGTACCTGTATCTCTGCAAAGTAGTCTTATGAGGGAGAAGCTGAAACCACGGTCTATTTGTTTTGTCCCATCATTACTTGTTGCATGGACAGTGAGTCGATGTCATCCAATTTCCTGTATACTTCAAGAATTGGAATAAACTTGGTCCAATCTATCAACATCTGTATAATATTTTCACTTGTTCTTCCAATCAAAATGTCACCAATAATCCTTTAGCTATTTTTTGGACTTGTGTCACATTATCAGAGACATTTTAGA
This window contains:
- the LOC144447972 gene encoding uncharacterized protein LOC144447972, with the protein product MSRYRSYSRSRSRSRSRSPRRDRYGSSRHRSSRHSRSRSPDEITGYRVYVGDLGIDCSKKEIEKQFGKYGTIDEVWVARNPPCFAFVVFLNREDAEESIRDMDGRMLCGGRVRVSLARPRTRGRGRRGYDPNLRCYQCGGRGHFSRDCNNYSRTSYRRPWPGRTRDVRNSRSPSRSRSRSRSRSRRHRHSPSRSRSRSRSRDRKHSKKSYSKDRSVSRSKSRSRSRTPRNAGSPVAQKRSRSRSVRSSSKSPRKRRSESGSPRRDIDISPDRRFAEMEKTTIIIDSV